From a single Lolium rigidum isolate FL_2022 chromosome 7, APGP_CSIRO_Lrig_0.1, whole genome shotgun sequence genomic region:
- the LOC124677194 gene encoding exocyst complex component EXO70H1-like: MTRAGTRSPLPPRRTLPATVVDDTVAAAAVLLDKWHPEESSSGRSLFLDSTIPDEADAFLRAAKDLHRAMLFYASGLTSKDLHGGGHGLIHAQELLDTAMRRLELELQILLSCLPDVIQFNQYDDNDEDVEFDQSLLTETCGHLRAVAEAMLAAGYGKECVAVFKEHRRASVAAALQRLHGFSPSQQLPIINKLGWEQIDARIQSWLTGARAAFASVFAGERDLCDRVFAGENASVGDAVFSAVVEDQAMSILAFAEAAVAKAKRAPERLFRMLDVHDALTETIIPAIVATFGDKSEVMFRAAELAVAKVGDTVRGMVAGFEAAIEKEPTKATAPGGAVHPLTRYVMNYLVVLADYENALANIYSAEQYTDTTDIGFGSGTAGSSSSDLSMASTSSFSSSSTQRTLSLWSNPIGWLVSVLMRKLDAKAGNYREAALSYLFLANNTHYVAKKVGGGTKLEAVLGEDWAKAQRAKARGYVDVYVRSAWGSKVLRGGAVDKAVIEAVAMQETWVAADEEMGEVLRAVARAAVVPTYRMFYRRQGAAARLTPGDVIGMIDRLFGGQTSRSHSNSLSSTY, from the exons ATGACGCGCGCCGGCACCCGCAGCCCCTTGCCTCCCCGCCGCACGCTCCCGGCCACCGTCGTCGACGAcaccgtggccgccgccgccgtcctgctCGACAAGTGGCACCCGGAGGAATCCTCCTCCGGCCGCTCCCTCTTCCTCGACTCCACCATCCCGGACGAGGCCGACGCCTTCCTGCGCGCCGCCAAGGACCTGCACCGCGCCATGCTCTTCTACGCCTCCGGCCTCACCTCCAAGGACCTCCACGGCGGGGGCCACGGCCTCATCCACGCCCAGGAGCTCCTCGACACCGCCATGCGCAGGCTCGAGCTCGAGCTCCAGATCCTCCTCTCCTGCCTCCCGGACGTCATCCAGTTCAACCAatacgacgacaacgacgaggaTGTTGAATTTGACCAGAGCCTGCTGACAGAGACGTGCGGCCACCTCCGCGCCGTCGCCGA GGCCATGCTGGCCGCTGGGTACGGCAAGGAGTGCGTCGCCGTCTTCAAGGAGCACCGCCGCGCGTCCGTGGCCGCCGCGCTGCAGCGCCTGCACGGCTTCTCGCCCTCCCAGCAGCTGCCCATCATCAACAAGCTTGGCTGGGAACAGATCGACGCCAGGATACAGTCCTGGCTCACCGGCGCGCGCGCCGCGTTCGCGTCCGTGTTCGCCGGGGAGAGGGACCTCTGCGACCGCGTCTTCGCCGGGGAAAACGCGTCCGTCGGCGACGCCGTGTTCTCGGCCGTCGTCGAGGATCAGGCCATGAGTATCCTGGCGTTCGCCGAGGCCGCCGTGGCCAAGGCGAAGCGCGCCCCGGAGCGGCTGTTCCGCATGCTCGACGTCCACGACGCGCTCACCGAGACCATCATACCGGCCATCGTCGCCACGTTCGGGGACAAGTCGGAGGTCATGTTCCGAGCCGCCGAGCTCGCGGTGGCCAAGGTCGGCGACACGGTGCGGGGCATGGTGGCCGGCTTCGAGGCGGCCATCGAGAAGGAGCCGACCAAGGCCACGGCGCCGGGCGGAGCGGTGCACCCGCTCACCCGATACGTCATGAACTACCTCGTCGTCCTCGCCGACTACGAGAACGCGCTGGCTAACATATACTCGGCAGAGCAGTACACGGACACGACGGACATCGGCTTCGGAAGCGgcacggccggctcgtcgtcgtcggaccTCTCAATGGCGTCGACTTCGTCgttctcgtcgtcgtcgacgcagAGGACGTTGAGCCTGTGGTCGAACCCGATCGGGTGGCTCGTGTCCGTGCTGATGCGGAAGCTGGACGCCAAGGCCGGGAACTACCGGGAGGCGGCGCTGAGCTACCTGTTCCTGGCGAACAACACGCACTACGTGGCCAAGAAGGTGGGCGGCGGCACGAAGCTGGAGGCGGTCCTCGGCGAGGATTGGGCCAAGGCGCAGAGGGCCAAGGCGCGCGGCTACGTGGACGTGTACGTGCGCTCGGCCTGGGGGAGCAAGGTGCTCCGCGGCGGAGCGGTGGACAAGGCAGTGATAGAGGCGGTGGCAATGCAGGAgacgtgggtggcggcggacgaGGAGATGGGAGAGGTGCTCAGGGCGGTAGCGAGGGCGGCCGTCGTACCCACGTACAGGATGTTCTACCGGCGGCAGGGCGCCGCGGCGAGGCTGACGCCGGGGGACGTGATCGGCATGATAGACAGGCTGTTCGGCGGCCAGACGTCACGCTCACACAGCAATAGCTTAAGTAGCACCTACTAG